TGTCGCCGTCGACAAAGACGGGGCCGCCGCAGGATGCCCATGTTCTATTGAGGGGCGCGTTGATGGCCTTCTTCACGTCCTGGCGGTCGAAGTAGATGGACGCACCCTTGGGGAGGTAGTCGAAACTGCCGGGGAAACCGAGCACATCCCACAACAGAGGACAAGTCGTGGCAACTTGATAGACATCAAAGCAGGGGTTGATTTCTGTAACGGCCTGCTGGATGCTGTTCGCAAGCAGGTAGTCATCGCACTCTGGTCGAGCTTTGCCGGTTTTGGGATCAACGCCAGGAAGAGGGTTCGGAAGATGGCTGCGAGCAGGGTAGTTGAGATGTTTGCTGCGAGCATCAGCATATCCGCACTTTCTGTCGATGTCGTGGATCTGCTTGGTGAAGGTGTCGTTGAAAGGAAACAAGTTGCGATGGTAGTCGACGAAGGGCACCAGGGTGAGTTCGGTGACGCGGTCATCGACAATGGAAGGATCGTAGATGAGCATTCCCTTCATGTTGAAGTACTTCTTATCGTTGGCCTTGATCATTCCGTTGGCAATATACGGGCAGTACATGCCGCTATGTACTCTTGTCAGTTTTCTGTGCTTCCACAGCTAAAGGAGCGAAGAAGTGTCTTACGCATATGATTCGCCTGTGATGTACACCTTGTACCCTTGCATGGAAAAGGTGTCAATAAAGTTTTTAAAGAAGCCCATGAATTGCTTGGCgacgtcttcctcatcttgaGCAGTTACGGTGCCAGTGGAGAAACCAGTGTTGATGGGTTGCTCAACCCAGACAACATTGGTGAGGTGGTGCCATGCCCAAGGATTAGGGACAGGCTTGAATGTCCCATACTGCCACATGAATGGACCATTTTCCTGAATGAATCCTTCAAGAGATGAACAACCAGGCTGCAATTGTTTGTTCAAAATCAGCTTCAAGTTCGGGACTTGCACCACGGCGAGTTGACAACTCATGTAGGTCAAGACTTACTCCTCCGTTCAGCCAGATGACAATTTCCTTCTCGGCATCGGGGTTCGGGGACGGCTGGAACCAAAAGTAGAACTTATTCGGACCATCCAAGTCCTTCGAGATGGACATTTCACCCGCGTAAGCCTCGCCAATGTCAAAATCGACATCAGGANNNNNTGCCAGTTCCATTGACAATGTATTCTAT
The genomic region above belongs to Pochonia chlamydosporia 170 chromosome 2, whole genome shotgun sequence and contains:
- a CDS encoding serine-type carboxypeptidase (similar to Metarhizium acridum CQMa 102 XP_007807444.1) yields the protein MELAXXPDVDFDIGEAYAGEMSISKDLDGPNKFYFWFQPSPNPDAEKEIVIWLNGGVSLDLHELSTRRGPGCSSLEGFIQENGPFMWQYGTFKPVPNPWAWHHLTNVVWVEQPINTGFSTGTVTAQDEEDVAKQFMGFFKNFIDTFSMQGYKVYITVHSGMYCPYIANGMIKANDKKYFNMKGMLIYDPSIVDDRVTELTLVPFVDYHRNLFPFNDTFTKQIHDIDRKCGYADARSKHLNYPARSHLPNPLPGVDPKTGKARPECDDYLLANSIQQAVTEINPCFDVYQVATTCPLLWDVLGFPGSFDYLPKGASIYFDRQDVKKAINAPLNRTWASCGGPVFVDGDKSPPSSTTVLGNVIDKTKNVVIGHGALDFILLANGTLMAIQNMTFGGKLGFQKPPTEPFYVPYHTRGELGTIAGAGVFGTTHTERGLTYVGVSLSGHMVPQYAPSAAFRHLEFLLGRVDSLSSKKPFTIDPKFPQPNGPLGKGTAPPGYNDPKPCKKKRSSE